The nucleotide sequence CGCCATCGGCGATCCGCGCAACATCCGTCGGCGTCCAATTGGCAGTCCGATTGACTCCCCGCGTCGCCCCGCGATGATCGCCGGCCATGCCCCGCAGCTCCGCCACGCGTCACCCCGTTGTCATTCTCCAGCACGATGCCGAGTTCGGTCCCGGTCACCTGCCCGGTTTCATGGGCGACTTCGGTATCCCCACGCAGGTGATCAAGCTTCACGACGGCGGGGCGGTGCCCGATGACCTCGACGAAGTTCGCATGATCGTGAGTCTCGGCGGAGCCAAGCGTGTGTCCGACGGCGGGTTCGAGGACGAACTCGCGGCACTGTCGGCGTTCGTGGAAGCCGACCGGCCGGTGCTGGGCTTCGGGCTCGGTGCACAGCTGTTGGCCAAGGCCGCCGGTGCGGAAGTCAAGGAGAACCAGACCGAGGACGGCCAGCCGGTGCATGTCTGTGGCTGGGAGCCGATCACGCTGCCGTTCCCCGGCGGAACCGATCCGATCGTCTTCGGACTGCACAACGGGGCGCGGTTCTTCAACTTCCATAAGGACACGTTCGACCTGCCCAGACTCCCGCCGCCGGCCGGCTATGACCCGGATAAGCCCGGCCCGCCGCCACCGACCGGGAACCTACTGCTGGCTTCCACGCCGCACTGCAAGAACGCCGCCTTCCGGTTCAAGAACAACGCGTATGGCTTCCAGTTCCATTTCGAACTGACGCCGGTCGACATCGACGCGATCCTGACGGCCCACGCCGGTCACATTCCGGCCCACACGACCGTCGACGAACTACGGTCCGACACCAAGCAGTATGCCGACCGTGCCGAGACGTTGGCCCGCCGGCTGGTGGAGAACATCGTCCAATACCGGCGGGTCTACGACTGACGCCGGGTATGGCCGATGGAAAAGTAAAACCGCCGGCATCTGGC is from Planctomycetota bacterium and encodes:
- a CDS encoding type 1 glutamine amidotransferase → MPRSSATRHPVVILQHDAEFGPGHLPGFMGDFGIPTQVIKLHDGGAVPDDLDEVRMIVSLGGAKRVSDGGFEDELAALSAFVEADRPVLGFGLGAQLLAKAAGAEVKENQTEDGQPVHVCGWEPITLPFPGGTDPIVFGLHNGARFFNFHKDTFDLPRLPPPAGYDPDKPGPPPPTGNLLLASTPHCKNAAFRFKNNAYGFQFHFELTPVDIDAILTAHAGHIPAHTTVDELRSDTKQYADRAETLARRLVENIVQYRRVYD